TGACCAAAGTGTTGAGACTCTGTTCACAGAAACTGACAGAATGATTCATAATAACAAATGCAAGTTCTTTATTCAGTCATCATATGAAAACCTCATGATAAAATCATTTTCATCATGGGAAAAGGAAAAAATGGCTGAAATAAGACAAGAAACAGAGAAACCTTTAAGGCATGAGATCAGAGACATAAAACAACAGCATGCACAAGAGATGACTGAATTAACAGAAAGGTTCACCCTCACTGAGAATAATCTAAAGAAATACATAGACACTTTGAAATGTTTGATGATGGATACTCTGATAAAAAGTAAAGATATCCAGCAGGAAGTGGAAGCAGGTGCTTCAAGTGCTCATGACAGTCCGTTAATTAAAGAATTAAAGGCTTGTAAAGACAGTGAGACCTTGAGAAACTTGTTTTCATCAGTTGTTGATGAGTTGAATAAAAAGTTGGAGGCTTCTAAAGAATCTGAGACATGCTTGAGGAAAATGTATTCATCTTTGCTTGATGATTACATTTGTTGTGAGAATCAACTAAAAATGTATACTGGGGAGTTGAATAAAAAGTTGGAGGCTTCTAAAGAGACAGAGACACGTTTGAGAGACATGTACACATCCATGGTTGATGATTACATTCGTCGTGAGAGTCAGTATAAAAATGATATTGAGAAACTTCAAAAAGAAGTCaaaaatttaattgcaaaagAGAAACAGCAGGAACAGAAACCAGGAGAGGCAGAGGACAGAGACACACATCACATCAAGCAGGTGGAGACAAATCTAACTACAAGAGAAACACATATTAATCAGGTAGAGAAAGACTTGGCTAGAAGAGAAACAGATCTGGAAAGAAGAGAGAAGGAGCTgaaagccagagagagagaaatggcaaAGAGTGTGCAAGTTGATTTAAAACATGAGCTACAAAGCAGAATGCAGTGGCCTTTCTCTCGTTGTAAGTATCTGCAAATAATCCAGAACAACGTGATGCGTATAATTTTCAGTGAGCCCAAAAGAACAAAATCTCTCACTGTTTTCACTCTCTGGTGGAATGATCTTTCAAACTCCAGTTTTAAGAACCATCTAAAGACGCATTTCTTCTGTGAGCCCTTGACTCAATAATGCACTCACTTTATAAAAAATACCTGTTCAACTATTTtttcaatattgtttttattggaAGAATATTATATTCTATATTATAGAATACTGAAAGAAAGCCTGTCATATGCTAACTTTTTGTTATAATAATTTTATCTGAAGGTGAATACAAATGTGTAAGAAGGGAAAAGATAAAGAGCAGAGAGGAAGATACAGATGACAGCGGATTAAGTGACACTGCATCTGTCTGCAGCAAGAGTTTTGACGTCCCTAACAGTGAGAAATCATTCTTTATTCTAATGTTTTGACAATCATAATTATCCATGTGACCTACAATAGTATTTTTATGTTCCTCATCATTAGTGTCTAAAAGTGAACATGGACCTTTGGATACCCTCTGAATGGTCTGAGGTGAGTTACCTTCATGGAAACTGACTCAAGTAatagttaaagtagctcatgagaaagtgacttaagtaaaagtattaaagtaattgATATTAAATTGACAAGTAAACTGCATAAATtacagaacagttcattaaacccatggcaacttatttgattggtggtgctcatcatttactcaccttcatgccatctagatgtgtatgactttctttcatctgcagaacaaaaacaaagatttttagaagaatatttcagctctataagccaattcagtgcaagtgaatggtggccagacatttcaagctacaagaagctcattaagggagcataaagtaatccaaactactacagtggttaaatccatgtcctctgaagtgattcagttggttttgggtgagaacaaaccaaattgtaactcattttcattgtatatcttgccattgcaatctctaggcacgatcatgatttcaagctcgatttcactttctagtgcttgacgcatgcacagagccctAGATGGcattataggaagtgtaatcgagcttgaaatcctgatcgccaaggagactactaatgtcaagatttatagtcgtaaacggagttatattttggtctattctcacccaaaaccaattggatccgttcagaagacattggtgaaaccactggagtcttatggattactcttatgctgcatttatgtgcttttaggagcttcaaaggtctggccaccattcacttacattgaattgacctacataacagcgatattcttctgaaaaccttttttttgtgtgtgtgtgtgttctgcagaaaataatgagtcatacacatcttggatcgaatgagggtgagaaaaattatgagagaattttcatttttaaatgaactatccctttaatggtgcattcaagttacatcagaatgatcatatttatgagataagtGTAAATAAACACCACAGTCCACAAAAACTGGAACACTGAAGAagggagttgagtcatattagtgaccagaacagagacttgtgggagtgggctcttttcatttgggccaataagcaaccacccagcaaccacccagaacaccctggcaactgaatagcaatgtgctgaaacacacacagttaaaacaacttaacaacagcatagcaacaccctgtcaactgcagagcaatgtgcaaaaaacacagaaaacaacttagcaacagcatagtaacaaccaggcaaccacatactgtagcaatgcacaaaaacacacaccagAGACCActttgacaactgcatagcatgtcctagcaaccatccggaaaaccctagttaccacatactgtagcataaatgtgctacaaagcaaatataacacttaagcAACCACCAGGAAACTAGTTTTGCTTtggcaaagaccattcacatctacataaaatataaaaattaacattgttggacattttcatgagcgctggtaattattcacacacatcataccttgtttaaatgtaaaatgtaaaagcaTGTGATTTACTTTTATATGAACCGGTCTCCCAgaaaggcgggagactgatcGCACAAAACTGaccgctttttgaatctttttgttcaatTCAAAGgactcaaatttaaaagattcgacccaaatgattctttcaacgaatcacacatcactatctccgatctgcatgcatttttgcacgtACAGCTGCTATTTATTTGCGGTGatcagtcgcaaaagtaacgaaagggtctggagaaatttatcggagtaaaagtatcaattttctctttaaaatgtagtgaagtgaaagtaaaagtccaaagaaatatttatactcaagtacaaatattaaaaaactgtacttaagtacaataacgaagtatttgtaattcgttactatACACCGCTGTTATTAAGCTCATCAAAACTCAACAGACTGCTAGTGATTTATTGACTAGATGTTGCTATATATAGGTTTGTTCTTGTGGTcgtttatttttgtgttatttagtatttttcttgtttctttatcTTTGGAGTCTGCCTGTTGACTCCTGTCCTGCCCTGATTGTTTGCACCATGTTCTATGTTAttcctgtctgtctatatatttgtctatatactgtatatattaatataaacacaaaaatggttaAAAGGAGAATTTGTTTACAGGGTTTCCACGGATATGAAAAACCAAAGACGTCAGGGAATTCCAGAATTGtgattttcaagtcatggaaatttcgaTAGTGAATGTATATTGTTCTACTTATGCTAAGCTCTGAAATATTTGTTTGACTTGAAATATGTTCTGTTTTTGTCTGATTGAAGCAGAACCGCTGACCAGCGTTGTTTCAAGGCATAGTCAAACTAGGTGGAGCATTTACTACTGTGAACCTATTTACTACTTTATAATTGTACAATTTgaagcattattattatcattattaagcaTTTTATGTTTTAGTACTGTgcaaacatgaaaatagcatgtagatgtttttttttgttttttcaagaaCATATTATGTTATCATTTCATACTATAAAACAACATCTGATTCAGATTTTGTTCTTCAGCAATAAAGCATTCTTGTTCGACTAACCCTTGTGGCAGAATCGTGTAAGGACTTTGATCATTTGTGTTTAAATAATAGATTGAACAAGCTGAATAATGTAAAACCTCCCAGTGCCTATACACAACTCATATCACTTAGTACAAGATCTTGTCCAGCCATATCTGTGGTCACGAGCCACTACTGCATTTAGTGATAGTTAGATTATTAAAGATTTCCTTCCTTCAACagattcaatgtagttagctCCTTTGTGTTAGTAGTTAACTGGCTACTTTTCCTAAAGCTTGACTGTAGATTATCTATTTTAAGTTATGAAAAGCTTGGGAAGCATTTTTGTCCATGCCTACTTAAGTAATGCAATCCTGCCTCTCAGTATTTCAGCCCGCTCAATAACTAACTTTCTTCACAATGTTCAAttctttgtggatttcctgtacATTGTGGTTAAAACTTTCGTTATATATTGTCATTGcgtgcatgtgaaaataacattcgATGACTAGAGGTCTGCAGTTGCAAACATTTGGAATATACAAACTTTTCTTGCtgatttaaaggggtagttcacacaaaaatgaagattatctcatcatttactcactctcatgccatcccagatgtgtttgactttctttcatctgctgaacacaaacaaagatttttagaagaatagttaagctctgttggtccatacaatgcaagtgaatggtgagcatataaaagtaatccataagactcatttggttcaatccatgttttaaaagcgatatgataagtgtgggtgagaaacagaacaatactgAAGTCTTTTTTACTCTAAGATGCAAcacatgtgacttttagatgtaaagtgaaagtggagatttatcttTGGGGAAATAGTTCATGTTAAgaataaatttatttaaaaaaaatacataattttatatAGGCTGTAAACTACGCTTGTGACCATTTCTATGCAGCTAAATCGGCCACACTGAAAAATGTaatcacttattttggtgaggcaagacGCTTGTTTCTATagcgagatctggcaacattgCAACTAGTATATCACCCACTATTAGCACAAAgtactgtcattaaaaaaaaaaaaaaaaaaatgttattagtCATTCTTTTATTTACTTCTAACAGGCTCAGCCAGAGCCGGAATGTAAATATGTAACATTTCTGCTCagaatgaacaaaatgaaaaacatttagtcttTTTTCCCTGACAGAATCATTAAAAACAAGTGGATAGAGTATGTTATGTGaacaaaatgtaatatctgatgAGGAAATCTTTCAGGACCATTACAAAGTGGATTCAGTTAGCATACTATTTGCTTTATAAACACCTGGCAATTGAGATATAACCTGAAGTTGAATGACAGACTGAAGTGAAACAGAGAAGTACATTTTTCAGTTAGCATGATTTGGGCTATCATGCAATCATCACATATGACAAGCTATATATTTTGATTAAAgggttcaccccaaaattgaaATTTTCCGCAAaccacatttgaagaaaaatagaaaaatatctcagctcagtaggtccttaaaatgtaagtggatggtgatcagacttttgaagctccaaaaatcactgacagtcagcataaacgtcatccatacgacaccagcagttaaattaatgtcttctaaagcaacacgatcaaatttggtgtgaaaaagatcaatatgttaatacttttttaactctaaatcatgcttccggtcagcagcggtatgtgTGTGAgacgtaatcgcgttggcatgtttgacacgcgagaactgaggcacgtgcgtcAAAAGatcagcactgtttacaactgagtagaagGAACGCTGtgcagaagctttgttggttttggtttagatctgtttttaTCTGTATCTTTACTCACAACGGTGCCTTTTTTGtgtttatcctggatgtctcaaccgagagaaaactTGAGATTATGTCTGTAACATGGAAACGCGAACCACGTAAACTCTGccctctcatgaagcttaccggaagcgatcgtgtcgctttagaagacattaatttaagagctggagttgtatggatgaagtttatgctgactgtctgtgatttttggagcttcaaaagggaaatctccattcacctgcattttaaggacctactgagctgagatatttttctattttccttcgaatgtgttctggtgaagaaagaaagtcatacacacttgggatggcatgagagtgagcaaatgatgagagaattttcatacatgtttatactacattgtggggaccaaatgtccccacatggatagtaaaacctgagatcacctaccttgtggggcccagccagcggtccccatgagggaaatggcttattaaacatactaaactatgtttttttgaaaatgtaaaaatgcaaaaatgtttctgtgagggttaagtttacTCTTGATGTATGTGAAAAGAAATGAAAGTCAGGAAAAGAAGAAGCTTGGTGCTTCAAGTGCTCAAGAGAAGAGAAACTTGTTTTTATCCATGATGATGGTGATGTTATTCATAAAATAAGTTAAAGGCATCTGAAGAGACTGAGAACTGCTTGAGAGGAACACACAAATCCATGATTGATGATTAAAGAATGTTTTCAGGACAGCTGGCGACACGGCATGAATGTCTTTAGAGCGCTTGatctgtgtgtttatttgtttatttcattattttttacagaGATGGAAATATAAAGTTTACAATATAAGTCTATGGGACAAGCCTACACAATGAGACTTCCACAGAGCTTGTGCACTTGATAAAATGTCTTTAATGTTCGCTTCCATCTAGCAGTGTAGATGCAGCATCAGCTAAAACAGAAGATACTGATGTCAATGCAAAAATGCCCTATTCACAGCCATGATAAATGTATTCTGCAAATAAAACCATTCGATTACCATGGATTACTGAAATAAAGGAAGTAATATTCAGATGGTCATATCATCTAAACATGGCAGCACTCATGAAAGTGTGcccagcaccatatgtagaataaagcatTTGAGGTGA
The DNA window shown above is from Myxocyprinus asiaticus isolate MX2 ecotype Aquarium Trade chromosome 40, UBuf_Myxa_2, whole genome shotgun sequence and carries:
- the LOC127430838 gene encoding uncharacterized protein LOC127430838 isoform X1, producing the protein MAQRLQREDETFPPEAEFTEELRYILLGADEDLMNRACDIILRGRGEIIDSGIFEHRKGRVSGRKIAVVKTPSSWLNHSVSFFFCCSEDESIKDQMLDCASLVFPGPHAFLLVIDSQHATGKENYLLKEIAKVFGKEALNYVVVLYIGQNNAQRISLIRNVNKFHTLEDTDQSVETLFTETDRMIHNNKCKFFIQSSYENLMIKSFSSWEKEKMAEIRQETEKPLRHEIRDIKQQHAQEMTELTERFTLTENNLKKYIDTLKCLMMDTLIKSKDIQQEVEAGASSAHDSPLIKELKACKDSETLRNLFSSVVDELNKKLEASKESETCLRKMYSSLLDDYICCENQLKMYTGELNKKLEASKETETRLRDMYTSMVDDYIRRESQYKNDIEKLQKEVKNLIAKEKQQEQKPGEAEDRDTHHIKQVETNLTTRETHINQVEKDLARRETDLERREKELKAREREMAKSVQVDLKHELQSRMQWPFSRCKYLQIIQNNVMRIIFSEPKRTKSLTVFTLWWNDLSNSSFKNHLKTHFFCEPLTQ
- the LOC127430838 gene encoding uncharacterized protein LOC127430838 isoform X2 yields the protein MKILIYGNETFPPEAEFTEELRYILLGADEDLMNRACDIILRGRGEIIDSGIFEHRKGRVSGRKIAVVKTPSSWLNHSVSFFFCCSEDESIKDQMLDCASLVFPGPHAFLLVIDSQHATGKENYLLKEIAKVFGKEALNYVVVLYIGQNNAQRISLIRNVNKFHTLEDTDQSVETLFTETDRMIHNNKCKFFIQSSYENLMIKSFSSWEKEKMAEIRQETEKPLRHEIRDIKQQHAQEMTELTERFTLTENNLKKYIDTLKCLMMDTLIKSKDIQQEVEAGASSAHDSPLIKELKACKDSETLRNLFSSVVDELNKKLEASKESETCLRKMYSSLLDDYICCENQLKMYTGELNKKLEASKETETRLRDMYTSMVDDYIRRESQYKNDIEKLQKEVKNLIAKEKQQEQKPGEAEDRDTHHIKQVETNLTTRETHINQVEKDLARRETDLERREKELKAREREMAKSVQVDLKHELQSRMQWPFSRCKYLQIIQNNVMRIIFSEPKRTKSLTVFTLWWNDLSNSSFKNHLKTHFFCEPLTQ
- the LOC127430838 gene encoding myosin heavy chain, striated muscle-like isoform X3, whose product is MAQRLQREDETFPPEAEFTEELRYILLGADEDLMNRACDIILRGRGEIIDSGIFEHRKGRVSGRKIAVVKTPSSWLNHSVSFFFCCSEDESIKDQMLDCASLVFPGPHAFLLVIDSQHATGKENYLLKEIAKVFGKEALNYVVVLYIGQNNAQRISLIRNVNKFHTLEDTDQSVETLFTETDRMIHNNKCKFFIQSSYENLMIKSFSSWEKEKMAEIRQETEKPLRHEIRDIKQQHAQEMTELTERFTLTENNLKKYIDTLKCLMMDTLIKSKDIQQEVEAGASSAHDSPLIKELKACKDSETLRNLFSSVVDELNKKLEASKESETCLRKMYSSLLDDYICCENQLKMYTGELNKKLEASKETETRLRDMYTSMVDDYIRRESQYKNDIEKLQKEVKNLIAKEKQQEQKPGEAEDRDTHHIKQVETNLTTRETHINQVEKDLARRETDLERREKELKAREREMAKSVQVDLKHELQSRMQWPFSRCEYKCVRREKIKSREEDTDDSGLSDTASVCSKSFDVPNMSKSEHGPLDTL